The Alicyclobacillus vulcanalis DNA segment CGGCGCATCCCCGTCATCCCGGTGTATGGCCACTCGCTCACCGTCGACGACGACCATCCGCTTCCGTTCGACGACCCGCGAATGGCCCTGAACACGCTCCAGGAATTCCTGCTTCAGAGTTACATGGGACCGCGCGACGTGGCTTCGGTCCACCTGTTCGACGAGCTGGTGCAGTCGGCTCGCTACTACGGCGAGGACCGCGTGATGGTCAAAGACCTGATGGGCCAGGCGACGTACCGGGACGTGTTGCTCCAGAGCTACGTGCTTGGCACCGCGCTCAGGCGGATGATCCGGCGCGAGCGGGTGGGCGTGATGCTGCCCAACTCCGTCGGGCACGTGGTGGTTCTCTTCGCGATGTTTTACGCAGGGCTCGTGCCGGTCATGCTGAATTACTCGAGCGGCGTTCAGACGGTCGTGGACGCGTGTGAAACGGCGGGCGTCGACGTCATCCTCACCTCGCGGGAGTTCATCGACAAGGGGCAACTTCAGGAACTGGAGCAGGCGCTCTCGGCGCGTTACACCCTTCATTACATGGAGGACGTGCGGCGCAGCCTCGGGCTTTCGGCTAAACTCGTCGGCTTATGGGCGTTCAGGAGGCGGCGTCCAGCCCACGCAGGGCCGAGGGAAATCATCCTGTTTACGTCGGGCAGCGAGTATCGGCCGCGCGGCGTCGTTCTGACGCATGGAAACATCTACGCCAACGTCCAACAGACGCGATCCGTCATCGACTTCGGCACCGAGGATCGGATGTTGAACGCCATGCCGATGTTTCACTCGTTTGGGCTCGCGGCAGGTGCGCTGTTGCCGCTCATTGCGGGCATTCAGGTCTATTTGTATCCGTCGCCGCTTCACTATAAGCGCATCCCGGAGATCTGCGGTCAAGAACAATCCACCATTCTCTTCGGCACCTCATCGTTTCTGGAAAAGTACGGCCAGCATGCGACGCCAGAGCAGTTCCGCCACCTGCGCTACGCCGTGGCCGGTGCGGAACGGCTCAAGCCCGAGGTGGAGGCGGCGTGGCTCGAAAAGTTTCGCCTGCAAATCATGCAGGGCTACGGCGCCACCGAGACGTCGCCCATCATGTCGTTGGATACGCCCATCAATCACAAGCAGGGCTCGGTTGGGCGCTTTTTGCCTGGCATTCGCCATCGCCTGGAACCTGTCGACGGCATTGAGCGTGGGGGACTCCTCCATGTCCAAGGTCCGAACGTCATGAAGGGCTACTTGGTGCACGGCGAAGGCTTCGTCGAGCAGACGGGCTGGTACAACACAGGGGATGTCGTCGAGGTGGACGATGAAGGCTTTGTCACCATCGTGGGGCGGCTCAAGCGGTTTGCGAAGATCGCGGGCGAGATGATCTCCCTCAACTTGGTCGAGCAGCTCGCGGCGCGCGCGTATGGCGATCCGGCCTTTGCCGCGGTCTCCATTCCCGATCCGGCGCGCGGAGAGCGCATCGTGCTGGCCACCACCCACAAGGGCCTGTCGCTTGCGCCGATGCGCGATCTCGTCGACCGTCTCGGGTACTCCCGCATGCACGTTCCGGGCGAGATCCGCGTGATCGACGAATTTCCGCTGCTCGGAAGCGGCAAGACGGATTACGTCACCCTGAAGGCGATGGTCGAAAAGGGGCGGGCCTGAGCCGCCCCAGCGCATCACGCGGCTTGGCGGACGGTTTCCCGCGCCCTGCGGCCGACGGTCGCCCTGCGGCCCACGGCGTACGAAACGAACGGGATTTTCATCAGCACATACGCCACGAGCATCGACGAGAAATACGTGAACAGGATGGCGAGCGGCAGCAGCGCGTAGTGCAGCCAACTCGGGATCCCCTGCGCGTCCAGGTGGTCGATGACGATTTCCATGGCGTAGAGAGGGAATGGCTGGAGTAAGTAGATGCCAAACGAGGTCTGGGACGCCACGCGGACGAAGCGCGAAAAAAGGCGCCAGCCGGGTCGCTCGCGCCGCTTCGACCACGCGAGACCTGCGTACCAAAAGGCGCAGGTCACAATCAGGCTGTAAGGCACCATGATGGGCTGGAGGACGAGCTCCGCGTCGTCCTCGCTGTCATGTAAGAACAGGCGTTCCAGCGCGTAGTGTCCCCACAGCACGAAGAGCGCGGCGCCGAGGGTGATGAATAGCGCCTTCCGATGTCGCACCATCCACTCCGCCACGCGATCATAGTGGCATGCGAGCACAGCCCCCGCCACGAACCAGAACTGATACATCAAGAGGTTGCGGTCCCGATACGTGTAGAGGTCGTAGAGCCACTTGGGCCAATGGCTGTTCAGCGTCAGGCTGTCCAAAACGTTTTGATTCAGCCACATCAAGCAGATCTCCAGGGCAAAACTCGCCACAAGGATGTGGACATGGTATCTCGCCGCTCTGCGAATGCCAGAGAGCAGGAGGGGGAACACGAGATAGAGCTGCATGGAGACGACAAGGAAGTAGAGAAAGAACATGTTGCCCGTCAAAAGGTTGTGGACGACAATGGGAAACAGGGTCGACCACGTCCACGAAAATCCTGGCGTCAAGAGCGCGACAAACGCGATGTAAGCGAGCGTCCAGACGACGTAGGGGATGGCGATGAGCTGAAATCGTTTGCGCCAAAAGGGACCGGGCCGAAAGGGATCTTGGTGCACGTACGTGGTAAACAGCACGAGGCCGGTGACAAACATGAACGTTTCGCGCGTGAAGTGCGTCGCCGTGATGAGTGCGCCAAGCACATAAAACTGCGGCGTGCCGTCGCTGTTCAGCACGTTGAAGAACGACAGCGTGTGAACCGTCAGCACGCCGAGGATGACGAACGCCCGCATCAAATCGATTTCATCCAGGTACCGTTTCCCCACGAGCACTCTGCCCCCTGTATCTATTCGAAGCGTCTCACCATCCTACCTTATCAATCTCGAATTCACTTCGAAAGACGGGGCGACTCGGAGCGCCTCGGGTGTAACACGGGGCGAGGAGGAGCGCCGCGGTATCGCGCCTCAGACGCCGTTCAGGCTCACGGCTCCAGCCGGGGCACAGGGGGCGGCCAGACGCCGGGCGCATCGAGGAGCGACTGTTCCCGGTGGGACGAGGGCAAGACGTAAAACACTTCGAATCCTTCTGTCTCCGGATTGGGCGCCGAAGGCACGGACAAAATGAGATTGTCGTTCGCCATGTAGCCGCCCTCGGACGGGCGCAGCACCGGCGGGCGCCCATTCACGGTGCCAGGTACGAAGGTCACGGTCCCGTAATCGGCGAGCGTGGACACGCGGCCATGAATTTCAGGCGCTTCCTGAATCCACTCAGCGGACGCCCCAGGGCCGGTGTACGTCTGCGTGAGGGTGAACTGCTCGCCTTGCGTGAGGTCGTCGAGCGTGAGCGCCCAGCGCGTCCCTTTGAGCCGTTCAATCCGCGCGTACATCGCGTCCCCAGGTGCGATGTGCATCCAAGGGATGATGACTTCCGTGGGATGCACGGGGCGGATTTCCCACCAGGCGAAGTCCTGAGGCTTTCCGCCGATGTCATTTTGTTCGGTGCCAATCTGGATGAGATCGTCGTTCGAGAAACCGTCGATGCCAATCCAAGTTGAAGAGTACGCGTTTTCGGGCGAAGGGCTGACCGACGGGACGACCCAACTGCCCGAGATGTCCCAGTAGCGCCCCTGGGTGAGCGCATAACCCGACCAGTTGAGGGTGG contains these protein-coding regions:
- a CDS encoding AMP-binding protein, with the protein product MKALSSDERWRKPAIYLLNVTLYTRFRETLALFPGDVPVFINRKVEARYPNELRPRRVHLIDAERPITLKPLMDALSTGAALVALDTDQRGFQAVARYATERRIPVIPVYGHSLTVDDDHPLPFDDPRMALNTLQEFLLQSYMGPRDVASVHLFDELVQSARYYGEDRVMVKDLMGQATYRDVLLQSYVLGTALRRMIRRERVGVMLPNSVGHVVVLFAMFYAGLVPVMLNYSSGVQTVVDACETAGVDVILTSREFIDKGQLQELEQALSARYTLHYMEDVRRSLGLSAKLVGLWAFRRRRPAHAGPREIILFTSGSEYRPRGVVLTHGNIYANVQQTRSVIDFGTEDRMLNAMPMFHSFGLAAGALLPLIAGIQVYLYPSPLHYKRIPEICGQEQSTILFGTSSFLEKYGQHATPEQFRHLRYAVAGAERLKPEVEAAWLEKFRLQIMQGYGATETSPIMSLDTPINHKQGSVGRFLPGIRHRLEPVDGIERGGLLHVQGPNVMKGYLVHGEGFVEQTGWYNTGDVVEVDDEGFVTIVGRLKRFAKIAGEMISLNLVEQLAARAYGDPAFAAVSIPDPARGERIVLATTHKGLSLAPMRDLVDRLGYSRMHVPGEIRVIDEFPLLGSGKTDYVTLKAMVEKGRA
- a CDS encoding acyltransferase, producing the protein MGKRYLDEIDLMRAFVILGVLTVHTLSFFNVLNSDGTPQFYVLGALITATHFTRETFMFVTGLVLFTTYVHQDPFRPGPFWRKRFQLIAIPYVVWTLAYIAFVALLTPGFSWTWSTLFPIVVHNLLTGNMFFLYFLVVSMQLYLVFPLLLSGIRRAARYHVHILVASFALEICLMWLNQNVLDSLTLNSHWPKWLYDLYTYRDRNLLMYQFWFVAGAVLACHYDRVAEWMVRHRKALFITLGAALFVLWGHYALERLFLHDSEDDAELVLQPIMVPYSLIVTCAFWYAGLAWSKRRERPGWRLFSRFVRVASQTSFGIYLLQPFPLYAMEIVIDHLDAQGIPSWLHYALLPLAILFTYFSSMLVAYVLMKIPFVSYAVGRRATVGRRARETVRQAA
- a CDS encoding G1 family glutamic endopeptidase, which codes for MPTTKKALQPDVQRRKGPMPRRMAQTTVLAVAAIGAFGLSPARCADTGVHGATAHGRAASIKSALDGASPENIDHGALSIADLGWATLNWSGYALTQGRYWDISGSWVVPSVSPSPENAYSSTWIGIDGFSNDDLIQIGTEQNDIGGKPQDFAWWEIRPVHPTEVIIPWMHIAPGDAMYARIERLKGTRWALTLDDLTQGEQFTLTQTYTGPGASAEWIQEAPEIHGRVSTLADYGTVTFVPGTVNGRPPVLRPSEGGYMANDNLILSVPSAPNPETEGFEVFYVLPSSHREQSLLDAPGVWPPPVPRLEP